The DNA segment TATGCTTGCTATTATAAAGACAGCCATGCGCTTGGGCATTATCTTCTATCAATTTAAGATGATACTTTTTGCAGATATAACCTATGTATTCTGTATAAGCACATCTTCCATACAGATGTACAAGCATTATTGCTTTTGTATTAGGGCTTATTGCTTTTTCAATTAATTGATCATCTATTTGAAATGTGTCAATACGTGGTTCAACTAGTACAGGCTTAAGTCCATTTTCTGTTATTGCCAATATAGATGCAATATATGTGTTAGCAGGTACTATGACCTCATCACCTAGATTAATAATGCCCAACTCAATATACGAACGTAGTATTAATGTAAGCGCATCTAATCCATTCGCGCAACCGACACAATATTGGCTACCGATATAAGAGGCATAATCAGACTCAAAAATATTATTTTCCAATCCTTGAAGATACCAGCCTCTATTAATAACATTATCAACTGCATTATGAATCTCTTCACTATGCAACGCTGTAATCTTTTGTAATTCCAGATACTTTATCATAATTTCCATTCATAAGTATCATAACAAACTCCACGCCCACCGAAACCTTCTTTCTGATAGATGAGAGACTCATTAAATATGTGCCCTCCACACTCAGTAGACTTTCCGAAATCAAAATAAGGATAATCAACAAAGTCATAATTAAGGATTCTATCATACACCGCATCTATAACTCTCAGTTTTTTCCCCATCTTACTCGCAGAAATATACTGAGAATGAATAACCTGAGGAGTAACATAAAGAACTGTTCCTCCTAATACTTCATCATCTATTGTAGCTGTATATAATAATATGTTATGCGGAAATCGGGACTTAAGTAAAAGGATTTCTTCCAAACTGTGCACTGGCGCTACGCCGTATTTGTCTTGCAGATTATCTGTTAAGACTCTCCAGAATGATTTAAAATCATCACTTTGACCTACAATTATGTTATTTGCATTAGCCTTTTTTACACCATATTTACGGTCACGGCTCCATTTTAAAGGTCTACGCGGTATAATTACTGATGATATATCACGCTTAATGAGATTAGCCGAACACTCTTTGAACAAAGCATACAAGTCTTCTTCTGAAGGTATACGATGGTATATCCATGGTATTGCCTTATAAATAACGTTATGTATATTGTTTTGCTTGAGATAAATATTTAGTTCTTTAAACAATATCAAGATGTCATCTGCTCTAGAATAAATGTTTGTAATGAGGCCTCCATAAGTAAGTCCACCGTGTGTCACGAGTGTACCATTATCTTCATTAGCAGGAAACAAAGCGTACAATTTATCATCCATATATATCATTAAGGAATAATCACAGAACCTAACTTTATGATAATCCATATAGTTACGATCAAAAAGGAAAGTACCATTTTTTGACTTAGCGACAAACACATTCCACTCTCGTTGCTTTTCTTCTGTGTATCTATTTATTACAAACATTCTTGATCTTTTAAGAATTCATCATATTCCCTAATGTAATCATCCTCTTCAAAATAGTCGGAAGCCAAAACGAGGCATACTGCTCCGGAAGAAAAATCATCAAGCGTTCTCCACACTCCATTTTCAATAAGAAGTCCTTGATAAGGATGATTCAAAAGTATCTTATCAAGTGTTTTACCGTCATCAAGCGAAACAGTAAAACTACCACTAATAGCAATAAGCAATTCCTTACAATGTTTATGAGAGTGCCCTCCTCTACTTTCACCGGCAGGCACATCATAAACCCAATAGACACGAGATACATTGAAGGGCACATCTCTACATTCTTCAACAAATGTGAGATTGCCCCTCGGATCTATTATTTTATGTAAATCAATTATTTTACCTTTTGATTCATCCATCTATACTATTTGATTACAGTAGCAGCAAGTCGTTTGGCCTTGTCACGCAATGCATCTATATCTGAATTTACATCACCATAACATAAAACGACACCCATACGACGGTTTACCCTCTGTGTTGGCTTACCAAATAAGCGCAAACGAGTATAGTCTTCTTTCAAAACATCCAGCATATTGAATTCAGGTTGATGATTTGCTTCTTCTTTAGCCAGAACTACGGCACTAGCTCCTGCATGTTCCTGATGTATTGCAGGAATAGGCAATCCCATTATCGCACGGAAATGTAGTTCAAATTCATTAAGATTTTGTGTATGTCCCAATGTTACCATACCTGTATCATGTGGACGTGGTGAAAGCTCTGAAAATACCACACCATTATCTTTACTCAAGAAAAATTCCACGCCCCATATTCCTGCACCTGTCAATGCTTTTGTTACAGCAGCTGCCATATGTTGAGCATCCTTAAGATCTTTATCTGAGATAGCATAAGGTTGCCAACTCTCACGATAATCGCCACTCTTCTGAACATGACCTATAGGACTGCAGAACAGTGTCTCTCCATTTTTCTGTGTTACAGTAAGAAGAGTAAATTCACTCTCAAAATGTATAAATTCTTCTATTATTACCTCTTTTACATCTCCCCTACTGCCTTCCATAGCCTCCTTAAAAGCCTGGTGAAGTTCTGCATCAGATTTAACGATGCTCTGTCCGTGGCCTGATGAAGACATCAGTGGTTTGATCACACAAGGGAAACCAATGGTATCAGCAGCTGTTTTTAGTTCATCAAAAGTCTTAGCATAGAAGTATTTAGCTGTTTTCAAGCCTAACTCTTTAGATGCCAAATCACGTATTGCCTTACGGTTCATGGTGAAATTGACAGCTCTTGCACTAGGAACTACTTGAACCCCTTGCTTTTCAAAATCGAAGAGGCGTTCTGTGCGTATAGCCTCTATCTCAGGTACTATGATATCCGGATTGTGTTTCTTTACAACAGCATCCAAAGCATCACCATCTAACATACTGAAAACTTCAGCCTCATCTGCTACTTGCATAGCAGGTGCGTCTGCATAACGGTCACATGCAATCACATATTGTCCCGCACGTTTTGCCGCAATTACGAATTCCTTACCTAGTTCTCCAGAACCTAATAACAAAATCTTCTTCATATTATTTTTTATTTATCAATTGTTTCACCATCTGCCACTCTGGTGTAATGGCTAGTTTTCTTAAGGCGGCCTCTATAACAGACATCATCTGAGCTGTAGACAAACTTCGTCTCGATGCTATATCATCCAATGGATGTGTTTCTATTCCGAATAGACCGTAATACATCTCTATAGCAAACTCATCGTCTGTTGAAAGAAGGTGCAATATATGTTTTACATAATGTACAGTCTTCTCATCCACACATTCAGGATCTTTACCCAAACGTATAAGGAATTCTTGCAATTCTTGTGATATTATATCCATTATCTGTTTCCGTACATTTGATTGTAATACTTCTGGTAATCTTTAATTGTACCAAGGTTACCGGCATAAGTAAGCAGATCAAGCACGATTATTTTTATACCATCGTCTTTGTACTTCTTCTTAAGCAGATATTTTATGTAATTTGAACCGATGAAACCTGCTGCACCAGTTACCAAATAGGTTTTCATACTGCAATATATTTTTGTATTATATTTCTTTTCTTGGATCAGCAAGAGTTACGACTTCCATGTCCTTAAAATTTTTCCCGTCAATAGTCAACCGTATTATTGTTCTCTCCTTATGCCATCCTTGTAATCCGGCAGCTCCCGGGTTTATATGCAGTAAGTTAAGTGTCTTATCATATTTAACCTTTAATATATGAGAGTGACCACTTATGAATAGCTGAGGAGGACTGGCATATATCATGCCTCTTACACTTTGGTCATAATTTCCAGGATAGCCACCTATATGTTTCATTAGCACATCTACATCCTCACACTTCCAACGTAAGATTTCTTTATATATTGTGCGTAAATCACCTCCATCACAATTTCCACATACGGCTCTGAATGTACGAAAAGCTGCTAATTTCTCAGCGACTTCCATAGATCCGATATCTCCGGCATGCCATATTTCGTCACACTCTTCAAAATATTTCAGATACTTATCATCCCAATAACTATGGGTATCGCTTATTATTCCGATTCTTTTCATTCTAAATTGAATCTTTTATTTATAAATTCTCTTATAAAAGCTTCGGTATCTTCAAGTCCTAAAACACTTGAATTGACACAAATATCATAAGAAGAGCTATGCCCCCATTTCTTCCCTGTATAATAATTATAATATGATGCTCTGTCTGCTTCATGCGAACATATAAACTTACTCGCAGTATCAACATCACAATTTCTACGTTTGCATATGTTTTTTATTCTATCTTCAATATTAGCAGTAACAAAAACATTTACGGTATTGTCATAGTCACGCAATATATAATCGGCACACCTACCGACAAAAACGCAAGAACCTTTTTCAGCAGCTTTGCGTATTGCATCACTTTGAAACTGGAATAAACTTTCCTGACTAAGATTATTGTTATAGAAGCTATTGTCGCTTACATATGGAGTATGTATATGAAACAACGATTTTAAAAACCCTTTACGCTCATCATTCTGTTCAAATACGCCTTTGCTAAATCCACTCTCCTTTGCTGCCAAATTTAATAACTCACGATCGTATAATTTACAACCAAAGTCACTTGCAAGCATCTTGGCTATTATATGTCCTCCACTACCTAGTTGGCGGCCCACATTAATTATTATTTTCATATCGTTCTCCATTTATGTTAGCATTATGTTGTTTCTTAAATTTTCTCATATGCAAAAACATTATAATTCCAGTTACAATAGAAGCTAAAGCATCAGAAGAAGGAAGTGAAGCCCACACCCCATCAACTCCGAATATAGAAGGCAATATTATAAGTAATGGTAATAGGAATATCAATTGCCTTGAGAGAGATAAGAACATGCTTATCTTTGCCTTTCCTATACTCTGAAAAAAATTAGTTGTAACCATCTGGAAACCTATTATAGGGAACATCATCATATTAATTCTAATGCCCCTTACACTCATATCTATTAATGTCTTATCACTTGTGAAAAGACGTGCACAATCATATGGGAAAAATTCGCCAATTATAAAACCCGTAGTAGTAATTGCAGTTCCAGTTATCATAGCATATTTTAGAACTTTTACAAGACGGTCCAACTGTTGTGAACCATAATTATATCCGGCAATAGGTTGCATGCCCTGATTAACTCCCATTGTAATCATCACAAATATAAATGCAAGCTTATTACTTATACCATAAGCGCCAACAGCAAGATCTCCTCCATAATGCGACAATCCTGTATTTATAAATATAACCACGATACAAGCACATACATTCATTGAAAATGGAGACATTCCAACACCTATAATATTTTTTACTATATCTTTATTAAGACGGAATATGCCTTTCTGAAAATGCATCAGTTCACGTTTGTCACTGAATATCCACAATTGCCACGCAAGAGCTACCATCTGAGATAAGACTGTAGCATATGCCGCACCTCGTATACCCAAGTGAAGAGGCCAAATAAATATTGGGTCAAGAATTGTATTCAGGGCTACTGTAAACATCGTGGCATACATCGCCTGCTTCGGTTTGCTGGCTGCTCTCAAGACTGCATTCAATCCGAAATACATATGCGAGAAAACGTTTCCACAAAGAATAACAACCATGAAATCGCGAGCATACTTTATT comes from the Xylanibacter oryzae DSM 17970 genome and includes:
- a CDS encoding MATE family efflux transporter gives rise to the protein MENKKATIALGTEPVGKLLMQYAIPAIIAMTASSLYNMVDSIFIGQGVGALAISGLAITFPLMNLSAAFGAAVGVGASTYISVKLGQKDYKTAEMILGNTLVLNLIIGISFSVIALMFLDPILYFFGASVNTIKYARDFMVVILCGNVFSHMYFGLNAVLRAASKPKQAMYATMFTVALNTILDPIFIWPLHLGIRGAAYATVLSQMVALAWQLWIFSDKRELMHFQKGIFRLNKDIVKNIIGVGMSPFSMNVCACIVVIFINTGLSHYGGDLAVGAYGISNKLAFIFVMITMGVNQGMQPIAGYNYGSQQLDRLVKVLKYAMITGTAITTTGFIIGEFFPYDCARLFTSDKTLIDMSVRGIRINMMMFPIIGFQMVTTNFFQSIGKAKISMFLSLSRQLIFLLPLLIILPSIFGVDGVWASLPSSDALASIVTGIIMFLHMRKFKKQHNANINGERYENNN
- a CDS encoding metallophosphoesterase family protein — translated: MKRIGIISDTHSYWDDKYLKYFEECDEIWHAGDIGSMEVAEKLAAFRTFRAVCGNCDGGDLRTIYKEILRWKCEDVDVLMKHIGGYPGNYDQSVRGMIYASPPQLFISGHSHILKVKYDKTLNLLHINPGAAGLQGWHKERTIIRLTIDGKNFKDMEVVTLADPRKEI
- the purT gene encoding formate-dependent phosphoribosylglycinamide formyltransferase, whose product is MKKILLLGSGELGKEFVIAAKRAGQYVIACDRYADAPAMQVADEAEVFSMLDGDALDAVVKKHNPDIIVPEIEAIRTERLFDFEKQGVQVVPSARAVNFTMNRKAIRDLASKELGLKTAKYFYAKTFDELKTAADTIGFPCVIKPLMSSSGHGQSIVKSDAELHQAFKEAMEGSRGDVKEVIIEEFIHFESEFTLLTVTQKNGETLFCSPIGHVQKSGDYRESWQPYAISDKDLKDAQHMAAAVTKALTGAGIWGVEFFLSKDNGVVFSELSPRPHDTGMVTLGHTQNLNEFELHFRAIMGLPIPAIHQEHAGASAVVLAKEEANHQPEFNMLDVLKEDYTRLRLFGKPTQRVNRRMGVVLCYGDVNSDIDALRDKAKRLAATVIK
- a CDS encoding GNAT family N-acetyltransferase: MFVINRYTEEKQREWNVFVAKSKNGTFLFDRNYMDYHKVRFCDYSLMIYMDDKLYALFPANEDNGTLVTHGGLTYGGLITNIYSRADDILILFKELNIYLKQNNIHNVIYKAIPWIYHRIPSEEDLYALFKECSANLIKRDISSVIIPRRPLKWSRDRKYGVKKANANNIIVGQSDDFKSFWRVLTDNLQDKYGVAPVHSLEEILLLKSRFPHNILLYTATIDDEVLGGTVLYVTPQVIHSQYISASKMGKKLRVIDAVYDRILNYDFVDYPYFDFGKSTECGGHIFNESLIYQKEGFGGRGVCYDTYEWKL
- a CDS encoding sugar 3,4-ketoisomerase, which translates into the protein MDESKGKIIDLHKIIDPRGNLTFVEECRDVPFNVSRVYWVYDVPAGESRGGHSHKHCKELLIAISGSFTVSLDDGKTLDKILLNHPYQGLLIENGVWRTLDDFSSGAVCLVLASDYFEEDDYIREYDEFLKDQECL
- a CDS encoding AAA family ATPase encodes the protein MENDMKIIINVGRQLGSGGHIIAKMLASDFGCKLYDRELLNLAAKESGFSKGVFEQNDERKGFLKSLFHIHTPYVSDNSFYNNNLSQESLFQFQSDAIRKAAEKGSCVFVGRCADYILRDYDNTVNVFVTANIEDRIKNICKRRNCDVDTASKFICSHEADRASYYNYYTGKKWGHSSSYDICVNSSVLGLEDTEAFIREFINKRFNLE